The following are from one region of the Corylus avellana chromosome ca1, CavTom2PMs-1.0 genome:
- the LOC132167619 gene encoding subtilisin-like protease 4 — protein sequence MENSDDIESWYASFLPDDDLNNSEREEEEEQEPRMVYSYRNVVSGFAARLTAEEVKAMETKDGFISARPERILQLQTTYTPEFMGLKKTDRQVGFWENSNFGKGMIIGILDSGILPTHPSFSDQGMLPPPVRWKGTCDFNGTNCNNKIIGAKVFHAGKKVTAPGPFDDEGHGTHVASIAAGNFVNDANSFGNARGTAAGIAPHAHLAIYKVCFNNECAESDLMAGFESAIEEGVDVISISAGGGSHTYYQDYLALGAFQAIQYGILVSCAGGNNGPGRSTVQNEAPWILTVGASTVDRSIRATVKLGSGDEYDGESLFQPQDFNSNKLLRLVFPRGDGCSQNTLKDMDVEGKVVFCTPAVENDANAVLDAGGAAAIIMNSEVDGYTLDLKPTHPALPTTLISYVAGLKIKEYMNSQAYPKATILFKGTVIGDPSAPTVGAFSGRGPTIQSPGVMKPDIIGPGVNILGAWPVRIESNSNSLSTFNVISGTSMACPHLSGIAALLKSSHPDWSPAAIKSAIMTTADTLNLGENPIVDELHLFADVFTAGAGHVNPSRANDPGLVYDIRPNDYIPFLCGLNYPDQMIRIILHWQREEDIRCTNVNSIPAAQLNYPSFTVTLGLNHDNQTYTRTVTNVGPANSSYTLDVLSPNGIGGLEISPKEISFTEVKQKASYTVTFIPSNHTVRPMGYAQGYLQWVSGRYNVRSLIAVTYV from the exons ATGGAAAATTCGGATGATATAGAGAGCTGGTATGCTTCATTTTTACCAGATGATGATTTAAACAATAGCGAaagagaggaggaagaagagcaAGAGCCACGCATGGTTTATTCGTACAGAAATGTGGTGAGTGGTTTTGCAGCAAGATTGACAGCTGAGGAAGTGAAAGCCATGGAGACGAAGGATGGATTCATTTCTGCCCGGCCGGAAAGGATTCTGCAGCTGCAAACAACTTACACTCCTGAGTTCATGGGGTTGAAAAAGACGGATCGGCAGGTCGGATTCTGGGAAAACTCCAATTTTGGAAAGGGAATGATTATCGGAATTTTGGACAGCGGGATATTGCCGACTCATCCTTCGTTTAGCGACCAAGGAATGCTTCCCCCACCGGTGAGATGGAAAGGCACGTGTGATTTCAACGGGACAAATTGTAACAACAAAATAATTGGCGCCAAAGTTTTCCATGCGGGAAAAAAGGTAACGGCACCTGGACCATTTGACGATGAAGGGCACGGGACCCACGTGGCCAGCATTGCAGCCGGGAATTTTGTCAACGACGCCAATTCATTTGGGAATGCTAGGGGTACGGCGGCCGGAATCGCACCTCACGCGCACTTGGCAATCTACAAAGTATGCTTCAATAATGAGTGTGCCGAGAGTGACCTTATGGCGGGGTTTGAGTCTGCAATTGAGGAAGGTGTGGATGTGATTTCCATTTCTGCCGGCGGCGGCTCTCATACTTACTACCAGGACTATCTTGCATTGGGTGCATTCCAGGCAATCCAATACGGAATTCTTGTGAGCTGTGCCGGAGGGAATAATGGCCCCGGTCGTAGTACGGTACAGAACGAGGCCCCATGGATTCTCACAGTTGGAGCAAGCACCGTGGACAGAAGCATAAGGGCTACAGTAAAGCTTGGAAGCGGTGATGAATATGATGGCGAATCCCTATTCCAACCTCAAGAtttcaattcaaacaaattGTTGCGTCTTGTTTTTCCACGCGGAGATG GATGTAGCCAGAATACATTGAAAGACATGGATGTGGAAGGAAAGGTAGTGTTCTGTACGCCTGCAGTTGAGAACGATGCCAATGCAGTTTTAGATGCTGGTGGAGCTGCCGCCATTATCATGAATTCAGAGGTTGATGGCTACACTCTAGATCTTAAGCCAACACATCCCGCACTTCCCACTACATTGATCAGCTACGTTGCGGGGTTGAAAATCAAAGAATACATGAATTCACAAGCATATCCAAAAGCAACAATCTTATTCAAAGGAACTGTAATCGGAGATCCATCTGCTCCTACAGTTGGCGCCTTTTCTGGCAGAGGCCCAACCATACAAAGCCCCGGAGTTATGAAGCCAGACATTATCGGACCCGGCGTTAACATTCTAG GTGCATGGCCAGTTCGTATAGAGAGCAACTCGAATTCGCTATCAACATTTAACGTCATCTCTGGCACCTCAATGGCATGCCCCCACCTTAGCGGCATTGCGGCTTTGCTCAAGAGTTCACATCCTGACTGGTCGCCCGCTGCCATCAAGTCAGCAATCATGACCACCGCTGACACGCTAAACCTCGGAGAAAATCCCATTGTGGATGAACTTCATTTGTTTGCTGACGTGTTCACCGCCGGTGCCGGCCATGTTAACCCGTCAAGAGCAAACGATCCGGGGCTTGTTTATGACATCCGACCCAATGATTACATTCCTTTTTTATGTGGGTTGAATTATCCTGATCAAATGATTAGGATCATTCTGCATTGGCAACGAGAGGAGGATATTCGGTGTACAAATGTGAACAGTATACCGGCAGCACAGCTGAATTATCCTTCGTTTACAGTTACACTGGGGCTTAATCATGATAATCAGACATATACACGGACAGTGACAAATGTTGGGCCGGCAAACTCATCGTACACTTTGGATGTTTTGTCTCCGAATGGGATAGGTGGTTTGGAGATTTCACCGAAAGAGATCTCATTCACTGAGGTGAAGCAGAAGGCAAGTTACACGGTGACATTTATCCCATCAAACCACACTGTCAGGCCGATGGGTTATGCTCAGGGATATCTCCAATGGGTTTCCGGCCGCTACAACGTTAGAAGTCTAATAGCTGTCACTTACGTatga
- the LOC132165123 gene encoding uncharacterized protein LOC132165123, with product MAMVSRLSSLQRLSSRIPSKPLLISRSSATATATATSTSTSTSKKVSDRIVNIFAIDPDGQKREVVGLSGQTLLKALTNCGLIEPASHRLEEIDACSAECEVSIAQEWLEKLPPRSYDEEYVLKRNSRARVLNKHSRLGCQVVLNHDLQGMVVAVPEPKPWDIP from the coding sequence ATGGCGATGGTATCACGGCTAAGCAGCCTCCAGAGACTCTCCTCCCGAATCCCCTCCAAACCCCTCCTGATATCGCGCTCCtccgccaccgccaccgccaccgccacctccacctccacatCCACCTCAAAGAAAGTGTCGGATCGCATCGTGAATATCTTCGCGATTGACCCGGATGGCCAGAAGCGCGAGGTAGTGGGGCTTTCTGGGCAGACCCTGCTGAAGGCCCTGACCAACTGCGGGCTGATCGAGCCGGCCTCCCACCGCCTGGAGGAGATCGACGCCTGCTCGGCCGAGTGCGAGGTCAGCATCGCCCAGGAATGGCTCGAAAAGCTCCCCCCTCGCTCCTACGACGAGGAGTACGTGCTGAAGCGCAACTCTCGCGCACGCGTCCTCAACAAGCACTCCCGCCTCGGCTGCCAGGTCGTCCTCAACCATGACCTCCAAGGTATGGTCGTCGCCGTCCCCGAGCCCAAGCCCTGGGACATCCCATAA
- the LOC132167599 gene encoding calmodulin-like protein 3 — MDPGELRRVFQMFDHNGDGRITKKELSDSLQNLGIYIPDKDLIQMIEKIDVNGDGYVDIDEFGALYQTIMDERDEEEDMKEAFNVFDQNGDGFITVEELRSVLASLGLKQGRTIEDCKRMIKKVDVDGDGMVNFKEFKQMMKGGGFAALSST, encoded by the coding sequence ATGGATCCTGGCGAACTTCGACGTGtttttcaaatgtttgatcaCAACGGCGACGGCCGGATTACGAAGAAGGAGCTTAGCGATTCGTTACAAAACTTGGGCATCTATATCCCGGATAAAGATTTGATCCAAATGATTGAAAAGATTGACGTGAATGGCGATGGTTACGTTGACATTGATGAATTCGGAGCATTATATCAAACTATAATGGACGAGAGGGATGAGGAGGAGGACATGAAGGAGGCGTTCAACGTGTTCGATCAGAACGGAGACGGGTTTATCACGGTGGAGGAGTTGAGGTCGGTGTTGGCATCCTTGGGGCTGAAGCAAGGGAGGACTATAGAAGATTGCAAGAGGATGATTAAGAAGGTGGATGTGGATGGAGATGGGATGGTCAACTTCAAGGAGTTTAAGCAGATGATGAAAGGTGGAGGGTTTGCTGCCCTAAGTTCAACTTAA
- the LOC132185628 gene encoding uncharacterized protein LOC132185628, producing MGFAQLVIGPAGSGKSTYCSSLFQYCEKIGRTIHIVNLDPAAESFNYPVAMDIRELINLDDVMEELGLGPNGGLMYCMEHLEDNLDDWLEEGLNNYLDDDYLVFDCPGQIELFSHVPVLRNFVDHLQRKNFSVCGVYLLDSQFMTDVTKFISGCMASLSAMIQLELPHVNILSKMDLVTKKRNIEDFLNPEPQFLLSELNKRMDPQFTKLNKALIELVDQYSMVSFVPLDLRKESSIRYILSQIDSSIQYGEDADVRIKDFDPEDDE from the exons ATGGGTTTTGCACAACTCGTTATTGGCCCCGCTGGCAGTGGCAAG TCGACGTATTGTTCTAGTTTGTTCCAATATTGTGAGAAAATCGGGCGGACCATACATATTGTGAATTTGGATCCGGCTGCCGAGAGTTTCAACTATCCTGTGGCAATGG ATATAAGGGAACTCATTAACTTGGATGATGTTATGGAAGAACTTGGACTGGGTCCCAATGGGGGCCTTATGTACTGCATGGA ACACCTCGAAGACAATCTGGATGATTGGTTGGAGGAAGGATTGAACAATTACCTGGATGATGATTACTTGGTTTTCGATTGCCCAG GCCAGATAGAACTTTTTTCACACGTGCCAGTGCTGCGGAATTTTGTGGATCATTTGCAGCGTAAAAATTTCAGCGTTTGTGGTGTATACTTGCTTGACTCACAG TTTATGACAGATGTGACCAAGTTCATTAGTGGTTGCATGGCATCGCTCTCTGCAATGATCCAACTTGAGTTGCCCCATGTTAATATCCTTTCTAAAATGGACCTCGTCACTAAGAAAAGGAATATTGAAGA TTTTTTGAATCCAGAGCCTCAATTTTTGTTATCAGAGTTGAATAAACGCATGGATCCTCAGTTTACAAAGCTGAATAAAGCTTTGATTGAACTG GTGGATCAGTATAGCATGGTCAGTTTTGTGCCACTTGACCTGAGGAAGGAGAGCAG TATACGATACATATTGTCTCAAATCGACTCCAGCATTCAGTATGGAGAAGATGCGGATGTGAGGATTAAGGATTTTGATCCTGAAGATGATGAGTAG
- the LOC132174459 gene encoding linoleate 9S-lipoxygenase A-like, whose amino-acid sequence MEQLQRSSSSSAKSSSKINGKVVIISEGQSAPGNSLLLRIYSCTEDTPDTAESGEGKFSEEAYLKHGESNDFDGMKTTTYKVKFQVKPDFGIPGALVIKSQHKHKLFLQSATLEIINQNIHFNCNSWIYPFKNTNADRIFFSNTSYLPSQTPSGLRGLRMRELGRLRGNGTGERKEWDRIYDYDCYNDLGNPDKGREHARPVLGGPLHPYPRRVRTGRPPSNQDPLTESRPEKGKLDIYVPSDEQLSPKKLSELISNAVQATLHFLIPQTVQDSRSFSSFEETSSIFSGKRSQVAEKWVKETLKKMVPDKLYKEVIHASKKNPLKFPLPQIIAENQLAWLDDQEFGRQMLAGINPTRIKWLKDFPPKSKKGMSSSITISHIEHSLDGVPFHEARGSMVILDHHDYLMPFLSRINKEGVCVYASRTLLYSRSDSTLKPLAIELSLPGCSCGNQQINRVFVPVSEGTEAALWQLAKAHVAANDSVYHQLISHWLKTHAVVEPFIIATRRQLSEMHPIHRLLDPHFKDTMHINALARSILINSGGILEKILFSGEISMELSSKLYKEWRFDEQALPADLLKRGLVQSDPNSPTGVELLFDYPYAVDGLDVWTAIKTWVTDFCSIFYKDDDSVKADSELKAWRKEIRTVGHGDKSYARWYEMTTCSNLIQILTILIWITSGLHAVVNFGQYAYAGYPLNRPGLCRKFIPEEGTFEFAEFLKDPDQYYLKMLPEKFEMSIGVALADVLSRHTSDELYLGQRPSEWTDNEEVQHKFEKFNEELQKIEKKIKARNRNPELKNRQGPAKIPYNLLYLDTSNIGSKEGITGKGIPNSISI is encoded by the exons atggaaCAGCTCCAacggtcttcttcttcttcggctAAATCATCTTCCAAAATCAACGGGAAGGTTGTCATTATCTCTGAAGGCCAATCGGCTCCTGGAAATTCACTTTTGCTTCGGATCTATAGTTGCACTGAAGACACCCCAg ATACAGCAGAATCTGGCGAAGGGAAGTTCAGTGAGGAGGCATACCTCAAACATGGAGAAAGCAACGACTTTGATGGCATGAAAACCACAACATATAAAGTGAAGTTTCAAGTGAAGCCAGACTTTGGAATTCCAGGAGCTTTGGTCATTAAAAGCCAACATAAGCATAAACTCTTCCTTCAGTCTGCAACTCTTGAAATCATCAACCAGAATATCCACTTCAACTGCAACTCCTGGATATACCCTTTCAAGAACACAAATGCAGATCGAATTTTTTTCTCGAACACA AGTTATCTTCCAAGCCAAACGCCAAGTGGTCTAAGGGGACTGAGGATGAGAGAACTTGGACGATTGAGAGGAAATGGAACTGGGGAGAGGAAGGAATGGGATAGAATCTATGACTATGACTGCTACAATGATCTTGGCAATCCTGATAAAGGTAGAGAACATGCGAGGCCTGTCTTAGGGGGACCTCTGCATCCATATCCTCGCAGGGTAAGAACAGGTCGACCCCCGAGCAATCAAG ATCCTCTAACTGAGAGCCGTCCGGAGAAAGGAAAGTTAGACATATATGTTCCTTCGGACGAGCAGTTAAGCCCCAAGAAGCTGTCTGAGTTGATATCAAATGCAGTCCAGGCTACTCTACATTTCCTTATCCCTCAGACAGTCCAAGATTCTAGGAGTTTTAGTTCATTTGAAGAGACAAGCAGCATCTTTTCTGGAAAAAGAAGCCAAGTAGCGGAGAAATGGGTTAAAGAGACATTAAAGAAAATGGTACCAGATAAGCTTTACAAAGAAGTTATTCATGCAAGCAAGAAAAACCCATTGAAGTTTCCATTGCCTCAAATTATTGCAG AAAACCAATTGGCATGGCTGGATGATCAGGAGTTTGGGCGCCAAATGCTTGCTGGAATTAATCCAACACGTATCAAGTGGTTGAAG GACTTTccaccaaaaagcaaaaaaggaaTGTCTAGTTCAATAACGATATCACACATAGAGCACAGCCTTGATGGCGTGCCTTTTCATGAG GCCAGAGGTAGTATGGTCATCTTGGATCACCATGACTACCTAATGCCATTTTTAAGCAGAATAAACAAAGAGGGTGTTTGTGTTTATGCATCTCGAACACTACTATACTCAAGGAGTGATAGCACGCTAAAGCCATTAGCGATAGAACTTAGCTTGCCTGGCTGCTCTTGTGGCAATCAGCAGATCAATAGGGTGTTTGTTCCAGTAAGTGAGGGCACTGAAGCAGCATTGTGGCAGCTTGCTAAAGCTCATGTTGCAGCCAATGACTCTGTTTATCATCAACTAATCAGCCATTG GTTGAAAACCCATGCAGTAGTCGAACCATTCATCATTGCCACTAGAAGGCAGTTGAGCGAGATGCACCCAATCCATCGTTTACTGGATCCTCATTTCAAAGACACCATGCACATAAATGCATTGGCTCGGAGCATCCTCATTAACTCTGGAGGTATCCTTGAGAAAATATTGTTTTCTGGCGAAATCTCCATGGAGTTGTCTTCTAAGCTTTACAAGGAGTGGAGATTTGATGAGCAGGCCCTTCCTGCTGATCTACTCAAAAG AGGTTTGGTCCAATCAGATCCAAATAGTCCCACCGGAGTTGAGCTCCTCTTCGACTATCCCTATGCAGTAGATGGACTTGACGTATGGACTGCCATCAAGACATGGGTCACAGATTTTTGCTCCATCTTCTACAAAGATGATGACTCTGTCAAGGCTGACTCAGAACTCAAAGCATGGCGGAAGGAAATTCGAACAGTAGGTCATGGTGATAAGAGTTATGCACGGTGGTATGAAATGACAACTTGCTCAAACCTAATACAGATTCTGACAATTCTCATATGGATCACCTCTGGCCTCCATGCTGTGGTGAACTTCGGGCAATACGCATATGCTGGCTACCCGCTAAATCGTCCCGGACTATGTCGAAAGTTCATTCCAGAGGAAGGAACATTCGAATTTGCTGAGTTCCTAAAGGATCCAGACCAATACTATCTTAAGATGTTGCCTGAAAAATTCGAGATGAGCATTGGTGTAGCATTAGCGGATGTCTTATCACGGCACACATCAGATGAATTGTACTTGGGTCAGAGGCCATCAGAGTGGACAGACAATGAAGAGGTTCAGCATAAATTTGAGAAGTTCAATGAAGAACTTCAAAAGATAGAGAAAAAAATCAAGGCGAGGAATAGGAATCCTGAGCTCAAGAACAGACAAGGTCCTGCCAAAATTCCATACAATCTTTTGTATCTTGATACATCAAATATTGGATCCAAAGAGGGCATCACAGGAAAGGGGATTCCTAACAGCATATCCATTTAA